The following proteins come from a genomic window of Metarhizium brunneum chromosome 2, complete sequence:
- the VNX1 gene encoding Low affinity vacuolar monovalent cation/H(+) antiporter, with product MDAPSKDGASSGRRQTPLTSPTDARRNTDDNTTPSRPGDGFGESYQSTETVRHRPEGAGYGSINNPPTASSSQTAAESSQSQDRPQSKGTPQRSGFKPPHRVKSFPRLRKPPLSRRTSSNTPHRGEIFSADDEPHEVVADAAERQGYSTRRRSQQASTPLSRLQSYRAGGDGEDEEETRAGGVPTTTTEEDEPEHSDELPLEEHVDCDSDGEISEAESFTLKDRQQAINQTHPFGIRVWKPALYKKDRSIQKFAQADIHSSPGGRVSNWLLLFNLVWTLVFGWWMAFFAALGAIVCLLFAAAPSGKEYGRVLWGLAGYLIYPFGKFVRLEKDEAYSHEDGDEGRSISEYEQWQSGDLEYGRLFFGPDGNRSIVGRSRQSIDSEHSETDSLLGRGRRGASRDMHPRMKRRRRLFGRGEWNIGRVIFFIFFYCLISPALIVTSAICWFLVFWIPMGKVTILLFDHLRRHPLALSFETHMGYMRNDDAPDSSILVCTYRAVGSKYWKYTIDGTNIFLINLMAVVCFVIFDWAVLEGVLHVESFITSPAFLFTAGLLSIIPLAYFIGQAVASISAQSSMGLGAAINAFFATVVEVFLYCVALSQGKGQLVEGSIVGSIFAGILFLPGISMCFGALKRKTQRFNARSAGVTSTMLLFAVVGAFGPTLFYQIYGTHELSCTDCEDLEPGGKDGPGNVRDCRRCYFSQAPALDDRFYLEAVRPYCYLAAAMLFFSYLIGLWFTLRTHAAVIWNAEIEEKRHEEQLQASLLRASQPSAAETTGTDIRDSHLYKRILGQSLKHVGLQPRPEEMARQASAPDAAANGTAATPHVVPPKGSDTIRSTVNVPGLSQADNTALAREVAHIAATAATLASRDRERLRKLSSTPGQHGTVRTHQNQADEATAAGETATVHAGGHGGGGHDAPNWGRAKSSIILLGATVLYAVIAEILVDTVDVVLESFSIDQKFLGITLFALVPNTTEFLNAISFAMNGNIALSMEIGSAYALQVCLLQIPALVLFSAVYAHIPSGSDPSLYTFSLLFPQWDMVTVILCVFLLSYVYGEGKSNYFKGSILVLTYFVVVIGFYFSGFTSEVMGIERFDVMGEDGNYKSFKTIGRGSSGRAYGL from the exons ATGGATGCTCCAAGCAAGGACGGCGCGTCATCGGGACGCCGTCAAACACCACTCACATCCCCGACCGACGCACGTCGCAACACAGACGACAACACAACACCGAGTCGCCCCGGCGATGGCTTCGGCGAGAGCTACCAGTCAACCGAAACTGTGCGACACAGACCCGAAGGCGCGGGATATG GGTCCATAAACAACCCTCCCACCGCAAGCAGTAGCCAAACCGCGGCCGAGTCGTCGCAATCCCAAGACCGCCCCCAGTCGAAAGGAACGCCTCAGCGATCGGGTTTCAAACCTCCCCATAGAGTCAAGTCGTTTCCCCGGTTGCGAAAACCACCCCTGTCCAGGAGGACGTCTTCCAACACTCCGCACCGTGGCGAAATCTTCTCTGCCGACGATGAGCCTCACGAGGTTGTGGCCGATGCTGCCGAGCGCCAGGGCTACTCCACTCGTCGACGGTCGCAACAGGCTAGTACACCACTGTCACGCCTCCAGTCGTATCGAGCCGGCGGCGatggagaagacgaagaggaaaCTCGCGCCGGGGGCGTTCCCACCACGACGACagaggaagacgagccaGAGCATAGCGATGAGTTGCCACTGGAAGAGCACGTTGACTGTGATTCCGACGGCGAGATAAGCGAGGCCGAAAGCTTTACTCTCAAAGACAGACAGCAGGCAATAAACCAGACCCATCCATTTGGTATCAGAGTCTGGAAGCCTGCATTGTACAAGAAGGATCGGTCCATTCAAAAGTTTGCCCAGGCCGACATTCACTCCTCTCCTGGAGGCCGAGTGAGCAATTGGCTTCTGCTGTTCAACCTTGTCTGGACCCTTGTATTCGGATGGTGGATGGCCTTTTTTGCCGCTCTTGGAGCCATCGTTTGCTTACTTTTTGCAGCGGCCCCTAGCGGCAAAGAGTATGGACGAGTCTTGTGGGGGTTGGCCGGCTACCTGATTTATCCCTTTGGCAAGTTTGTACGTCTGGAGAAGGACGAAGCCTACTCGCACGAAGACGGAGATGAAGGTCGAAGCATCTCCGAGTATGAGCAGTGGCAGAGCGGCGATTTAGAGTACGGCCGGCTTTTCTTTGGGCCCGACGGCAACCGATCCATTGTCGGGCGGTCAAGACAAAGTATCGATTCCGAGCACAGCGAAACTGACAGCCTGCTGGGACGGGGTCGACGGGGCGCCTCTCGCGATATGCACCCTCGCATGAAGAGACGACGGCGCCTCTTTGGCAGGGGTGAGTGGAACATTGGCAGAgtcatcttcttcatatTCTTTTACTGCCTCATCTCGCCGGCCTTGATCGTCACCTCTGCCATTTGTTGGTTTCTCGTCTTCTGGATTCCCATGGGCAAGGTGACGATCCTCCTATTCGATCACCTCCGTCGACACCCACTCGCCTTGTCGTTTGAGACTCACATGGGCTACATGCGAAACGACGACGCGCCCGACTCGTCCATTTTGGTGTGCACCTACCGAGCCGTTGGCTCCAAGTATTGGAAGTACACCATTGACGGCACCAACATTTTTCTGATCAACCTCATGGCCGTCGTGTGTTTTGTGATTTTCGACTGGGCCGTCCTCGAGGGCGTACTTCACGTGGAGAGCTTCATTACATCCCCAGCTTTCCTGTTTACTGCCGGTCTGTTGTCCATCATCCCCCTAGCTTATTTTATTGGCCAGGCGGTTGCATCCATATCAGCCCAGTCGTCCATGGGACTGGGCGCGGCCATCAATGCCTTCTTCGCCACGGTTGTTGAAGTGTTTCTCTACTGCGTTGCTCTCAGCCAGGGCAAGGGTCAGCTCGTGGAAGGCAGCATTGTCGGCAGCATATTCGCCGGTATCCTCTTCTTGCCTGGCATTTCCATGTGCTTTGGCGCCCTCAAGCGCAAGACGCAGAGATTCAATGCCCGGTCGGCTGGTGTCACATCCACCATGCTACTATTTGCCGTAGTGGGTGCCTTTGGCCCGACACTATTCTATCAAATCTATGGGACCCATGAGCTGAGCTGCACGGATTGCGAGGACTTGGAACCTGGTGGGAAAGATGGTCCTGGTAATGTTCGCGATTGTCGTCGCTGCTACTTCTCCCAGGCACCGGCTCTTGACGATCGGTTTTATCTCGAGGCCGTACGGCCGTACTGTTACCTGGCCGCTGccatgctcttcttctcataCCTGATCGGACTGTGGTTCACGCTGCGAACCCACGCCGCCGTGATCTGGAACGCCGAAATCGAAGAGAAAAGGCACGAGGAGCAACTCCAGGCATCTCTACTTCGGGCCTCACAGCCTTCGGCAGCCGAAACTACTGGCACGGATATCCGCGACTCCCATCTCTATAAACGCATTCTGGGCCAATCACTAAAGCATGTCGGGCTTCAACCTCGCCCCGAGGAAATGGCCCGCCAGGCATCTGCCCCAGACGCTGCCGCCAACGGCACGGCCGCAACCCCACACGTAGTTCCTCCTAAGGGCAGCGATACGATTCGGTCTACCGTCAATGTGCCTGGCCTCAGCCAAGCGGACAACACTGCTCTCGCCCGGGAGGTTGCACACATTGCCGCCACTGCGGCCACGCTTGCGTCGAGGGATCGGGAAAGGCTGCGAAAGCTATCTTCTACCCCGGGTCAACACGGCACCGTCCGAACGCATCAGAACCAGGCTGATGAAGCCACGGCAGCTGGTGAAACGGCAACCGTGCATGctggaggccatggaggcggcggccacgatgCTCCAAACTGGGGGCGCGCAAAGAGTTCCATCATCCTCTTGGGAGCCACCGTACTGTATGCCGTCATTGCGGAAATTCTAGTAGACACGGTGGATGTTGTGTTGGAGAGTTTCTCGATTGATCAAAAGTTCTTGGGTATCACGCTTTTTGCACTTGTTCCCAATACCACCGAGTTCCTG AACGCCATCTCCTTTGCTATGAACGGAAACATTGCGCTGTCAATGGAAATCGGTTCCGCGTACGCCCTGCAAGTCTGCCTGCTGCAGATTCCTGCGCTCGTCTTGTTCTCAGCCGTGTACGCCCACATCCCCAGCGGCAGCGACCCGAGCCTGTACACCTTTTCTCTGCTGTTCCCGCAGTGGGACATGGTGACGGTCATCCTGTGCGTGTTCCTGCTGAGCTACGTCTACGGCGAGGGAAAGAGCAATTATTTCAAGGGCAGCATCTTGGTGCTGACGTATTTTGTGGTGGTGATTGGGTTCTACTTTAGCGGCTTTACGTCCGAGGTGATGGGCATTGAGCGGTTCGATGTCATGGGTGAAGATGGGAACTACAAGAGTTTCAAGACGATTGGCCGCGGGTCGAGCGGGCGGGCGTATGGATTGTGA
- the RPT6 gene encoding 26S proteasome regulatory subunit 8, producing the protein MALDEYYHNKIEAMKLEILKGQAALRRLEAQRNDYNSRVRLLREELGLLQQPGSYVGEVVKVMGTKKVLVKVHPEGKYVVDVSDSVDVAKLTPGKRVTLLSDSYKLEKLLPSSVDPLVSLMMVEKVPDSTYDMIGGLDQQIKEIKEVIELGLKHPELFESLGIAQPKGVLLYGPPGTGKTLLARAVAHHTACKFIRVSGSELVQKYIGEGSRMVRELFIMAREHAPSIIFMDEIDSIGSSRVEGSSGGDSEVQRTMLELLNQLDGFEPTKNIKIIMATNRLDILDPALLRPGRIDRKIEFPPPSVEARADILRIHSRKMNLTRGINLTKIAEKMNGCSGAELKGVCTEAGMYALRERRVHVTQEDFELATAKILNKHDDKEVSLGKLWK; encoded by the exons ATGGCGCTCGACGAATACTACCACAACAAGATCGAGGCAATGAAGCTCGAGATCCTCAAGGGTCAAGCAGCTCTGCGCCGCCTCGAGGCCCAACGAAACGACTATAACTCACGCGTGCGGTTACTCAGAGAAGAGCTCGGTCTGTTGCAGCAACCCGGTTCCTATGTCGGCGAGGTGGTCAAGGTCATGGGCACCAAGAAGGTGCTCGTCAAGGTGCACCCCGAAGGAAAATACG TCGTCGACGTTTCCGACAGTGTCGACGTAGCCAAGCTCACCCCAGGAAAGCGCGTCACCCTCCTCTCCGACAGCTACAAGCTCGAGAAACTCCTCCCCTCGTCCGTTGACCCCCTGGTGTCGCTCATGATGGTCGAGAAAGTGCCCGACAGCACCTACGACATGATTGGTGGTCTCGACCAGCAGATCAAGGAAATCAAAGAAGTCATCGAGCTGGGCCTCAAGCACCCCGAGCTCTTCGAGTCCCTGGGAATCGCCCAGCCCAAGGGCGTGCTCCTCTACGGGCCCCCCGGTACAGGCAAAACCCTCCTCGCCCGAGCCGTCGCCCACCACACTGCCTGTAAATTCATCCGAGTGTCCGGCTCGGAACTCGTCCAGAAGTACATTGGTGAAGGATCCCGCATGGTGCGCgagctcttcatcatggcaCGTGAACATGCGCCGTCCATCATTTTCATGGACGAAATCGACAGCATTGGTTCTTCGCGAGTCGAAGGCTCCTCGGGAGGCGACTCGGAGGTCCAGCGCACCATGTTGGAGCTCCTCAACCAGCTGGACGGTTTCGAGCCCACCAAGAACATCAaaatcatcatggccacgaaCCGCCTGGATATTCTGGACCCCGCGCTCCTCCGACCAGGCCGCATCGATCGTAAAATCGAATTCCCGCCTCCGAGCGTCGAGGCCAGGGCGGATATTCTGCGCATTCACAGCCGCAAGATGAATCTTACCAGAGGTATCAACTTGACCAAGATTGCTGAAAAGATGAATGGCTGCTCCGGCGCAGAATTGAAGGGCGTGTGCACAGAGGCGGGCATGTATGCCTTGCGAGAGAGGAGAGTCCATGTTACGCAGGAGGACTTTGAGCTGGCTACGGCCAAGATTCTGAACAAGCACGATGATAAGGAGGTGTCGTTGGGCAAGTTGTGGAAGTGA